Proteins co-encoded in one Ictalurus punctatus breed USDA103 chromosome 18, Coco_2.0, whole genome shotgun sequence genomic window:
- the hmgb3b gene encoding high mobility group protein B3b, whose amino-acid sequence MAKGDPAKPKGKMSAYAYFVKTCREEHNKKNPGVSVNFSEFSKKCSERWKVMSPKEKTKFEELAKQDKARYDQEMMNYNPGKRGRKTKKDPSAPRRPPSGFFLFCSEHRPSIKAQNPSMGIGDVAKKLGEMWNNLSDSEKQPFLSKANKLKDKYQKDMADYKSKGKVGGGVSAGKAKSRDDDDDDDDDDDEEEEDEDDEEDD is encoded by the exons ATGGCAAAAGGTGATCCAGCAAAGCCGAAGGGCAAAATGTCTGCTTATGCCTACTTTGTGAAGACTTGTCGTGAGGAGCACAACAAGAAGAACCCTGGGGTTTCTGTGAATTTTTCAGAGTTCTCCAAGAAGTGTTCAGAGAGATGGAAA GTTATGTCTCCAAAAGAAAAGACCAAGTTTGAGGAGTTGGCCAAGCAGGATAAGGCTCGCTATGACCAAGAAATGATGAACTACAATCCAGGCAAAAGGGGCCGAAAGACTAAGAAGGATCCCAGTGCACCTAGGAGGCCACC GTCCGGATTTTTCCTGTTCTGTTCTGAACACAGGCCCAGTATCAAAGCTCAGAATCCTAGCATGGGCATCGGTGACGTGGCAAAGAAGCTTGGCGAGATGTGGAACAATCTGTCCGACTCTGAGAAACAACCCTTCCTTTCAAAGGCCAATAAACTCAAGGACAAATACCAGAAG GACATGGCCGACTACAAGAGCAAGGGGAAAGTGGGTGGTGGGGTGTCAGCAGGCAAAGCGAAATCCagggatgatgatgacgatgacgatgacgacgatgatgaagaggaggaggatgaagatgatgaggaagatgatTAA